NNNNNNNNNNNNNNNNNNNNNNNNNNNNNNNNNNNNNNNNNNNNNNNNNNNNNNNNNNNNNNNNNNNNNNNNNNNNNNNNNNNNNNNNNNNNNNNNNNNNNNNNNNNNNNNNNNNNNNNNNNNNNNNNNNNNNNNNNNNNNNNNNNNNNNNNNNNNNNNNNNNNNNNNNNNNNNNNNNNNNNNNNNNNNNNNNNNNNNNNNNNNNNNNNNNNNNNNNNNNNNNNNNNNNNNNNNNNNNNNNNNNNNNNNNNNNNNNNNNNNNNNNNNNNNNNNNNNNNNNNNNNNNNNNNNNNNNNNNNNNNNNNNNNNNNNNNNNNNNNNNNNNNNNNNNNNNNNNNNNNNNNNNNNNNNNNNNNNNNNNNNNNNNNNNNNNNNNNNNNNNNNNNNNNNNNNNNNNNNNNNNNNNNNNNNNNNNNNNNNNNNNNNNNNNNNNNNNNNNNNNNNNNNNNNNNNNNNNNNNNNNNNNNNNNNNNNNNNNNNNNNNNNNNNNNNNNNNNNNNNNNNNNNNNNNNNNNNNNNNNNNNNNNNNNNNNNNNNNNNNNNNNNNNNNNNNNNNNNNNNNNNNNNNNNNNNNNNNNNNNNNNNNNNNNNNNNNNNNNNNNNNNNNNNNNNNNNNNNNNNNNNNNNNNNNNNNNNNNNNNNNNNNNNNNNNNNNNNNNNNNNNNNNNNNNNNNNNNNNNNNNNNNNNNNNNNNNNNNNNNNNNNNNNNNNNNNNNNNNNNNNNNNNNNNNNNNNNNNNNNNNNNNNNNNNNNNNNNNNNNNNNNNNNNNNNNNNNNNNNNNNNNNNNNNNNNNNNNNNNNNNNNNNNNNNNNNNNNNNNNNNNNNNNNNNNNNNNNNNNNNNNNNNNNNNNNNNNNNNNNNNNNNNNNNNNNNNNNNNNNNNNNNNNNNNNNNNNNNNNNNNNNNNNNNNNNNNNNNNNNNNNNNNNNNNNNNNNNNNNNNNNNNNNNNNNNNNNNNNNNNNNNNNNNNNNNNNNNNNNNNNNNNNNNNNNNNNNNNNNNNNNNNNNNNNNNNNNNNNNNNNNNNNNNNNNNNNNNNNNNNNNNNNNNNNNNNNNNNNNNNNNNNNNNNNNNNNNNNNNNNNNNNNNNNNNNNNNNNNNNNNNNNNNNNNNNNNNNNNNNNNNNNNNNNNNNNNNNNNNNNNNNNNNNNNNNNNNNNNNNNNNNNNNNNNNNNNNNNNNNNNNNNAGCTATCAGCTTTGACAATTACAACAGCATTTCTTATGACTGATTTTTTCATAGATAAATGGATTCTTGTCTCTACAAGTCTCCTTTAAATTTAATtggatgaaatgaaataacatatataGAAAAACTAATGGATTATCTGGAGTGCAATTAGGTAGTCAGTGGTAGGTATTGGTACATATCTGTTCTATATGTATTTGTTGGTGTTAGGCCATATATAACACACAATAATTGATATAACCAGGGATTCAAATTGTGTTCAATTAAATTCAACAAATGTTCACAGGAAGGCACTCAATATTTCCCACTGTTTTTAAGTTCCAAATGTCGATTATTTCTTTTATGATGACTGTTTCAAAATGGTGACAAATATCCACAACAATGAATGCAACAAGGATGACAATACCTATAAGAGGCTTGCatctttataatgtatataagCAGTGAAACCTATAGCTGTAATATTAAACTGAAATTCAGATATCCATCACAGAAGAATAGAGGTCTGAAAGCTGGATATGAGTGCCTAATATGAAGTCATCATCAAAGTCTTGATCTGAGTGCTTAAGAATTATTGAAATGTggacttaaagaaataaaagtaatccCATAGATAGAAAGACTCATGGAAGTGAAATTGGAAATGCCAGATCCAtgtgtttttatgttatttgatTTGACTGGACCAGAAGTTAGGTGCAGAAGTTAAGGCTGGATAGTGAGCCTAGTGCAGCCAGACAGAGGGTCTTCAAGGccaggctattttttttttgcacaaattaTAATAATGTCATATACTGGCATAATCCAGAAATTATTTCTGTTATAAAATACTATCAAAAGACATTCCCCAGAGTAAATGCAAAAACTGGGTTTCATACCTAAAAGACTCAATACAGAAGTTTGGAGGAAAAATAACTTGctaattaatttatttccctGACCACcatctttcaaaaataatcaaTTAAGATAAGATGAAATGGCACTGATAACAAACAGTATAGTATTTAGATAACAAGACTATATAGCTTTGTATGatgtataactttaaaaatgaacacagaatTTCTAACTCCTCTTTCAGTAGAAAAAGACCAGTATAGAAATTTAGATACTATTTCCCATAAGTCTAAAAGGAGGccaaaaatgaagaaatcattCATTTCAACTCTTAGTATAAAACTACAACATCAAAAACccatcttaaaatatttgttgtaggACAAACACACGCTTTCACAGAACCAGCTCATTCAGAAGCATATCAAAGCCTTGAAAAATGTTCCATGAGTACTTGAGGAACTTCACCATGGGACTGCAGAGTTTTTGAGGGCAGGACTTATATTTTCACCAGTAATATTTACAGTACTTATCCCAGATACCTAGAAGTCAAGTGTTTAAGAATGTTTATTAAATTGCATCAAATCATTTACCCACTGccaagaaataatgaaaaaaaaaatgacccagtATACGTGATACCTTACCTAGAAATGAAagtcaaacaaatgaaaatctgtCTTGTTTACTATAGCTGGATTTCTAGATTTCACAAATAAGTCACAGCAGTTAAATTACCAAATATCATatagaaatgaggagaaaataagatcaaaaaggataaaatctgTGACTCTCTGACTTACCTTTTCTACATCTCCCAGGCCCTCGGTATCCAGAAGGACCAGAGTGTGGTTAGGCTTGGAGGGGTGGGGCACACACCACATCCAGATGCCCTTGGTTTCAGACTGCACTGTAGAGCCCAGTGGGAAACCTGCAAGGGACATGAAAAAGCAACATATGTGACAGCAGATAACCTACGCAGTCAAGGAGCTACACTATCAGACTTGTTAAAATGTAAGTATCTCAGCCTATAGGATGTTGCTTTCTCTATTTCTGAAGAATTTCCTACTTTGTACGTCAAGGAGAAAGGAATGTTAAGTGTGAGGACGATAACAAGCCAAAGATCCAGGTGGAGACAAAGAGGTATACACGAACCAGACAAAAGTGAGACCACTGAGAACCAGAACAAGAACATTTAGAAAGAATGTCGATGTTCAAAGTCAGgggaaaaatgaattaaacagagacagtggaagggaaaagtggaaaaaaggaaatagagaaattgtatttttttgccatgCAAAGTGATAAAAAGGAGATGGGGCTAGTGGCCACAATGGAATGTGAACTCACAAAGGATTCTTAACATAACAGATATTCAAACATCTCTATGTGTTGGTGGAAATATTctacaaagaaagcaaaatgtgCTGTGAGACAACAGAGACACAACTGCAAGAGCCCAGTGCTTACACAGATAAAAGAATGTAGAAACCTGAGCATTAGTAAGAAAGATTTTCCTTAataggaataaaacaagaaatatggTAACAGGTTGCAAAGGTACCAAAGAGTAGTAAAGGTGCCAAAGAGTAGCAAGATACCAAAAAGGTAGTTATTTATCTGTAAGAATTAGAATTAGAAGTGTGGATTATTGAAAGGAGTTTAGCTCTCTTTCATGTGACCAGtgaagaaaactaagaaaaagacTTGGCTTCTCCCTAAAACAACACTCACCATGGTTCTGTCCTGCAAGACAGTTCATCAAGTAGGATTTGCCTGTGCGATACAGTCCCACAATGGCCACGACCACCACTGGCTGAGAAATCTGCTCAAGAATCTGTAGAGCTTCCGTATTTACTGAGAGCTGCTCATTGATGTTCTCCACCAGACAAATGGGAGCCATCATGTTGGATCCAGACATCAAGGCAACCTGCCAACCTAGAAGAGCCTCCTGGGAGAGATAAGATTGCAAATTCATTCTCTGACTCAGAGTTCTACAAAGCATCCATCAGTGTAGGACGGAGTGAGACTTCTGTCCTTTCTATGGGACCAAATGTAACCTTGAATAGCAGACTATAGACGGCTTGCTCCATCATCCCCCCAAATCTCTGATGATGGCAATGATAATACACAGGGTATTGTCACTTTCCAAAGTTCCACTtccataatataataaaatgcaaacaattaTTACCATACACTGAGGGCCTACAATATACCAAGCTCTGAGATATGTACCTTACATATCCGGCCTCACTGGTACTTACAAGAACCGGCAAGTTAAAAATTGTTATAACCATTTTCGAATGAGATAAATGAGTCTGACAAAGAATGAGTAAGCAAGTTATAGAGACAGGATTAAAACCTAGACAATCAAACAAAATGGCAGACTCAGAAATTTAAAGTCCTTGTTTCCCATGGAGACatcaaaaaatatcaaaaactgaCTAAATAACTTTACGGCATTTCTGAAAAACAGTCAAAAGCCTAAGGTAACCAAGTAAACACCCAAtcaaaaaaaaagccacattcaaAATGGTTGGAAATTCTATGATGCTTATGcttgcccttcccccacagactcCCCAGTGTGGTATAGTCTTTGTCTGCAGGAGGTGTCTGCCCagttctcagttctctcccttgATCAGAGGAAATAGTGAAGACCTTACTTGCAATATTCTAACTTGTTTGGGGGCTACCTCTTCATGTCTTTGTTTTACCTCACATGAATCTCAAAAGGGCCACAGATGAGGAGGCAGTGGCATAGCTTATATCTCAGGTAGAAAAAAGTAGTGGGCATTGCTGAGAAAAACTGCAGCTAAACTGACCTACAGAAGCTTAGGCCAAGAGATTATGAGTGAAGACATACAATAGACCATCTAAGGCAACAGCTCAGTTCCCAATTCCCTCCCTCAAACTGAACGGAGCAGAGAAGAATTTGCTTACACTGTTCTGACTTAGCAGGTCTTCCCAGAAGACTTGTCACTTTTGTCTAATTTGGATCTCAGTAAGGGAACAGCAATGGGTGCCACTTGGGGAAGCTGCAGAGAAAGAGACCTGCAGAAACCTGCAGCAAGTCATTATAGAtatgtgatattgtgatttataacaAAAAGCATGTATTTTGTCTTCCCTCTTGTTGCTGGCACAGTTCATAAACCCTTGTAATTTTCTCAGGGATTAAAATGATGGgagtatatttttttctaatatttggtCTTTTGTTCTCAAGTCTTAAAAGAAGTTCAGGGATATAAAGGTGAAAAGAGACAACCATGGTACCTTGCTATTCATTGTTAATTTCTGCCAGAACTCATGCCACAATGGATACGTACCAAGATATGacagttttatattaatttatttatttatttataaaatatattttattgattatactattacagttgtcccattagccccccttcattcccctccaccctgcacaccctctcccacccacattcccccctttagttcatgtccatgtgtcataacttctttagcttctatgttgcccatactattcttgccctccccatgtctattttctacctaccctctatgctatttattttccataccttttccccctctctttcctttcacttccctgttgctaaccctccacgtgatctccatttctgtggttctgttcctgttctagttgtttgcttagtttgttttgtttttgtttttgttttaggtgtggttgttaataattgtgagtttgctgtcattttactatacatgttttttattttctttttcttaccttccttttcttagataagtccctttaacatttcataaaataagggcttggtgatgatgagctcctttaatttgaccttatctgagaagcactttatctacccttccattctaaatgaaagctttgctggatagcgcaatcttggatgtaggtccttgcccttcaggacttggaatacttatttccagccccttcttgcttgcaaggtctctt
This Phyllostomus discolor isolate MPI-MPIP mPhyDis1 chromosome 5, mPhyDis1.pri.v3, whole genome shotgun sequence DNA region includes the following protein-coding sequences:
- the LOC118500943 gene encoding guanylate-binding protein 6-like; protein product: MSGSNMMAPICLVENINEQLSVNTEALQILEQISQPVVVVAIVGLYRTGKSYLMNCLAGQNHGFPLGSTVQSETKGIWMWCVPHPSKPNHTLVLLDTEGLGDVEKHSDQDFDDDFILGTHIQLSDLYSSVMDI